The Hevea brasiliensis isolate MT/VB/25A 57/8 chromosome 1, ASM3005281v1, whole genome shotgun sequence DNA segment TATACTTGAtagttaatttttattgaatacttatattttaaatcactataaaaataattaattattaataattaataaaataattaacggtTATTAGAATAATTAATTACTACTAGAATAATTAATATTTAGCTGGGATTGTCTTACAATGTGGCTCACCAAATGTTAACTCAATGCTGGGCTTACATCACTTTTTGGCGTTACAAAGAAGTCACCTCAAGTCTCAAGATTTCATTGTACATTTGTACAAAACCCACCAGAATATTACATTCACAGATTGGACAAACAAATTTTGCCAGGTCTTTCCCTTTCTCTCTCACCTTCTTTATGAACCCTAAAAACCCTAGTCTGGCAATTTCTCTAGTATAAATGATGTACGCAAGGTTTTGTCTAAATCTAGTTTTTGTCTAAATCTATGTGTTAAAACTTAAAAGTTCTTATGGTTGGATGTCATGACTCTTCCTAGTCCCTCCCCAAGGAGGAGAGCGAAACCCATTTCTCCAAACACTTCAACAACCTGAAAAACCAAGCTCATACTCAATGCCAAACCCAGAAAAGACCGTCACTCCAAGGTGAATGGTCGAGACCGCCGTATCCGGCTGCCGGTTATCTGTGCTGCTAGGATCTTTCAGCTCACTTGGGAGCTCGGTAACAGGATTGATGGTGAGACCATTGAGTGGCTTCTGCGCATGGCTGAGCCATCTATCATTGCAGCCACGGATAATGGTACTGCTTCTGGGGTCACTCCTATATGTGCTTCTGCCAATACTTCTCCTCCTCCTCCCACTCTTGCTGCTTCCAACACAGCCTTTATTTATCCTTTCGCCTCTGGCCAGATTCAAATGGGTTGTTTGGATTTTTCAGGTCCTATTGTTACGTACCCTTGTGAGGCAAGGATTGGTGTACCTGAAGCCCATGGGATTGAGCTCAAGAACTGTGAGTTTTCCAAGCCTGAACAAAATTTCCCATCTTTTGATTTTGATCCGATTGCTAATTTCGATAATGAATTTCCTGTCAACGATATGTTCCAATCAGTGAAAGGGAATGATCATGATCAGGGAGAGGTGCAAGTAGAAGtgtgagaaaaaaaaaacctaCACATTTGACCTTTCAGAATTgcataataataatagtttaataCATTGCATATTTTTCTTTAttcctttttattttaatgtGTATAATTGATCACGTGTCACGAAATTTAAGATATATATAAtcacttaaattaaatattataaaagagaaaaaaaataagaaaaaaatttatttggatcATAAAGTTTATGTCCGCagcaaaataagaaaaaaaattttaatataaaaaagagTAAAATATAATCACTTATAACTTTTAAATCCTAACTCTAATATATTTTTTGAATCTTTAAAAAATTTATCCCAAAAGGTAAAATATTACATTATCTCATACCTTTTATTACAATCACAAATCTTacctttttttttattctaatCAAATTATAGTGTAAAATTTTTGAGTCGAATTATAattcaaatttataaaaatataaatatattcaaaatttaagttacatGAAATAATTAATGCAAAAGTCTTAAGCAAAATTTACAATCATTATTACTAGGAAAAAAAAAGTCATGGATTCATTCTTTACAATTCActtgtatttcatttcttgatTGTATCATGAAATCTCGAGTCTAAATTATCTATTTTTTGTCGCCAGcttgatttatttttctttaaaaatagcAAGGATAATATAAGAGGCCAGATGAACTAACTTCATTCTTTTCAACCGTTATCATTACACAGATTCTCTAATATTGGTCATAAATGTTTCAGTTTCTGTGATGTTTTTCCCACAAAGTTTAGCTACACGTGCTGCCATTTTGGCTGCACATGGCAATttcccacttttttttttttctaatattgcAAACAGACCTAAATTAATCTATAATGATTTTCTTTTAACCATTGGTTTTATAATATATTCAcagaatttatattatatattagaaaataactcaaaatttttataaaatttaaaaagaactTAAAGATTATACGCTTTcatagaattaaattttttttattttaaatatgataataaaaaaaataattaaattgaacttttaCAAAATTCAACATTCCAAGAAGCATTACAAATACAAAAACTCAATCACATGGAAATATTTCTAgtcattagaatcagtataaataGTAGTAGATTTACTCCATAATTGATCATCTAAAGAAATCTCACTAATCAGGAGGATTAACATTAATTATAATGAGATTTACTCTCCAACTTATTGTTCTAGATttgattctcataatcatctctcaaaagataatttttaaataaaaccaacaaatttatttGAAAAGTAAATTAactgtaaaaataaaaaataatctcGAGACTAATTGATTGtaactattaaaaaaatttatctaaTCAATTGGATGAATAAAAGTTTGGGAACAAAGTTAAATCATATAGGAAAATACTTACCTACACCTGAGTTTATATACCTGTTTAATCTACACCTGAGCTTATACATCCGTTTAATCAACAAATGCATATTGATTTTAGTTATACACCCGTTCAATCTACACCTGAGTTTATACACCCGTTTAATCTACAAATGCGTATTGATTGACTGCATAAAAAACCAGGTGTGGATAAAATTTCCCCCAATATTAATCACTAGAATATCAATATTTAACAAATCATTGCTAAACTATTACATGCCCACAATAATTATAATCTGAACTTACAAATTTCTTTTACTTGTATATACTAAAAATTAATGAATGaattaaaaagaagaaaaaaaaaagacaggaACGTAATTATGTAATGATCGTGTGATTTGCAAGGTGTAGATAAAAACAATAGTAATATTCCAAAACTCTGAAGAAATTTGCCATTGGTAATCAATAATTTCTTCAGTAAATATAAATATGCTTCTATGAAGCATGCAACTGCAAAAACTAGCATGCACAATTTAAGAACATTCAGAAAGAAACAAGAGTAGATAATAGTGAATAGGCATGAGTAACAGGTTGCAAGGAATGTTGCACATTTGACAAAATTTATTTGATGTGGATTAGGGTTGCATCAATAAGGAGATGATCAAAGAAGGCAAAGCATTGCTAGAGGATCAATGTAGCTCCCCTCGTGTGGTGTCCTTAAAATTGCTGTTAAATCTGGCAGAAAATTGGCATGAGAAAGCTTCTACTGCCAAAAGCTGATATTGCAGAATTTAGCGAGCTAAACTCTATAATAACAGTCATTGGTATTATCTAGTGATTCCAAATGCTTGTTCCAAAACATCcgccacttcttcttcttcttggtctCATATGTAGGCCAATCTGAGAGTACAGTGAATATCATACTGTGAATGGTTACTAATTGCTGTGAGCCAATGACTCAAAACTTGTTTATTTTGTTGAGAGAAttacatttaaaaaaatattacacCAAACcctcacccccccccccccccccttccccCCACGCCGGGCGCAAGCaacaataatgaaaattaaacCTTAATGCAGAAAAGGCTTCTCTCCATACAACAACTACCAGGCATTTGGCTGATTAGTCCCTATTGTTCTTCACCCAACAATGAACAAGGCTACAAGGATTTGAGATTTGGAGATATTTCTTCTTCAGTATTCTTTATGCAACAATGTTTTGCTTCTTGATTGTGCGAATGTCTCAAGACATATAAGTTATTATCATAGAGCACTACGTTTGGTATTTGGTAGTTTTCTTAAAAAAAGAAGTATAGTTCCTTTAGTATTTTTCTTTatcatatttcatgttattaaacTCAAATTTAAATGCTATATCGAAATATTAAAAGGTAAGTTATGTAGATTGTAGTAGTGCTATAGATGTGCACATTATTGCTAGACAATTATTTTTTAGTAGATAAAGTTCCCCAGTTTGGAAATGCTTCAAGGTCAAGTAGGTAAACAGCAAATTTCAGGAGCAAGTCCCTACAAATAAAAGAATTAACTCTTTCAGGACTGTCTGAAAGAATAGAAAGCTTGGTTTGCTAGATTTTGCCAATATTGCCACctaaaatttttttcattttcttcgttGCTATTCTCCACTCTTAAATAATTTTCCTTCTCCCTGAAATTCTCAGGAATACCATTTTACTTGCATATTTTGCTTTTCTAACACTTTCACTGCCTTCATTAATTCTAAAGCAACACATAATCTCTCATTATCCAATGGCTTCCCACACCAGGAACTCACACCCAACCTTATCCATCACCACTGTATTCGAGAATAAAACCTTCATTTCTCATTTCAACTCTTCACTGTCTCTTTTACAGCTAATTTAATCCAGCATGCTCCTTTCTTTACTTTCATTCAGGGAAATCATTTTCAAAAATCCAATTGAAAAGATGAGACATCTGATAACCCTAGATTTGGCCCTATAAAGTCAAATATCATCAAATTCACGTTGCATTGCAGTTCAACCTCAAACCAGTTTAAGAATAGAAAATAACAAATCCCATATTTTATGTAGTAAACCAAGAAGTTGAGCTGCTGCAATCTGTGTCAATTTTTAGAAGAAATTGTTACCTCCCTGTGCAAATATTGAGTTGTAGTGCACCTCTGCCCAGAAGCTTAAAAGAATTACTGCACAGAAAATATATATCAATAAAATTCATCTCAATTTCCTAAAGAATCATCAAGGAAGTTGGCCTAGGAAGTAAAGAGAGATAGCATTTTTGTTCTTTCGCATATGGCTTTTGAGAAAGCAACATTTTAGCTGGCAGAGCTGGTGTAATCATAGAAATAGAAGGAAAAGAAATAGGAAACATAATATCTAATTCACAAAAGCTGTTTGGGCTGGTTGTTTGTAATATCTAGAGAAAATGATGATCAAATACAAGAAGATATTAAAATCAACCAGTCTCAATCTCATACATTCTTACCATTTCATATTTATTTGAGTGGTTGCCTACACTAAGTACCCAATTAAGATGGTGTGACCAACCAGAAAACACTATGGCCATTTTATTCCCGGGTGACTTCTGTATTCTAAGTACAATTCCAGTGATCTTGATATGTTAGCACATCTCTAAAAAATCTGCCAGCAAGTACTTTTGAAATTTTCCATTCTTTGATTATTATTTGGAGGGTGGGAAAGGATGGGAGGAGGGAGCACTAATTTTATTCTTTTCATGCTTGAATCGAATGATAGTTCATTAAGAGAATAGAACATCTGCAGGGTCCATGTGCCAATCAGCCAAGCTTGGCCCTGCAAAAGTTCCTGGATAACTTAACAAGCAAGCTGGATCTCATGCTTGACTTTATTAGGCTTGCAAAGACGCATATTCAAATTGAGACTTATATGTGACACACAATATTGGAAGGATTATTTTAGATGGGAGGTTGTCTGTTATCAACAGCATGCTGAATAAAACACATGAAAGTGATAATATTGTACTCGTACAGTATGACTGACAACCATAAAAaggtatatataaaaaaaaaaagattgtatGAGAAACAAATGCTTATACAGAATCAAGCTCAACAAAAGCTTAATGATCAATAAAGAGTGGGAAAGAAGACCCAAACTAGAGTACCATGCCAATGTATtgaattttttcttttcaaaCTATTTTCAGTGAGATAAAACAAAACTTTAACAAAAAAATCAAATCTGTATGAACCCAGCTGGCCTGTTTACAGACTTACTAAAAAGTCCAGGAagtaattcaactctttttgaggTAGATGAGGGCGTTACTAATATGCAAGTGcagcaaaataaaattaaaaaaaaaaaaaaaagtggtttTCTCCTAAGCATTCCACGTTGGGAACATATCCTAAAGAGTCCACAAGTTACAGAAAGCAAAACTATGGTTCTCAGTACCAGTTTCTTACAAATTAATATGCTTGCTTTCACTGTAAGACAGATAAACAATCTTATGTCTGCATATATTCTAGGAGTCCAAAAATATAACCACTTTGATGGATAGTGATCAAAATGCCTTGAAATTTAAGTTGTTCACAATATGTTACTTACAACAAAATACAGATATTTACAACTGAAATTCTCTCCAAATAAaccttatttaaaattaaaagtaattaGATCAATTAATGTACCTCTTTTTGATCGTTGAACGTTTGGAAGGATCTCAATGCAGCAAGTATCCTTGAAAGATGTTATGACAATTATTTTGACGCCATACTGCAACAAATTATTAACAAAAATTAGGCAGGATAGACATCCACAATCAAGCATTTAAGCCACTCATGGCATTGTTTGCATTGGATAATCCTGACTCCTAAGAGATCCTAAAATTTGATGATGAAAAATATAATTCAGCTAACTTGTTATACTTGTGAAAatatcagagagagagagagagagagagcgagagagagagTTATGTGTGTGTGTAATACTGTAACACAGCATGTTTATTACTAGATTAGCAGCTATCCATGATAAGATATTGTAACCCAGCATGTTTATTATTAGATTAGCAGCCATCCAAGATACATACATGATAATAAAATTAAGGTAAGGGGAAGAAATTTTCAGACCTTCGAATGATATGTTAAGAGAACATAAAAGCTTGTTTTGGTGTAGCCAACCTTTCTTAACAAAGATAGAAGACAAAATTGGGTTTTAAACATCATTTTAAATATTCCATTTCATGATATTTCTTTATCTGCAACAGTGATTCATTGAGTGAAATCAAGCTGCTCCCCACCAAAATACCATACCCACTCTCTCTCATTGGTGCTTTGACTTCCCTTAAATAATCATCCCCTTAAGAGAGCAGCAGATGGATCACATCATGCCAAGTGATGCCACAAATATAAGAGAGCAGCAGAtggatcacattatgccaagtgatGCCACAAATATTTTAAGAATAAAATTATCAGAAACATTGATGCCAATAACTCTAATATATTCTCCACTTCCAATCAACAATTATGGCAAAATGGGAATGTGCCAAATCAGCTCATGCCTCAAGAATTCAAGATGTTACATGTTCTCAGGAGTTCTGCTACCTACCACTCAAACTTTTGCCTTTTAGATTAGTACATGGTAAAATTTCAGCTACTGGAATTCTGATAAAAGTTACTGAACCTATAAGAACTACTCACAGAAAGTCATTTAACAATTTGAAAATCATgaggaaaaaaaaatctaacacATAGGTCTATAAAGCATACCGAATCTGCAGCGGCCTGCAAAGTGACATGATCACCCCATTCACCGCTCCTATTTCATCCAAATTATGGCAAAAGCAAGGTCAACTTTTACCCAAAGAAAATGACCAAGTTAACAGAAAGGCCGAAAAGAGATACCTGGACATCTTTTCCAAATAGTCACCATAAGCCATGGGAACGTAACTCTCATATGTCTCCGGATTAGACTTAAGCTGATAATTCATCACAACATAAGAAGTCCACAAACTTACATCAGCAAAATTCTACTGAACCCAGAAactgaatttaaataaaaatggcTAACCTGTTTTACAACTTCTTGTCTCACAAATTCATGGTGCTCAGGAGTTAGATAAAATTGATCTGACAAAGCGCGGAACTGGAGACATAAATAAAGTATTAGTGAGAAAGAATGTGCAAAGCATATATTTTCAATGAACAAAATTTTTGGTCTCAATAGCGTCTTTGTAACAATTATAATGTTTGGCATGCATTGATAGTACTTTGTAAAATTGTGTTACAAGCAGAATATATAAAACACAAATATAGCAAAGAGGACATTCACACGCTTGCACACAGAGATCCAAAAGGTAGATTGACAGAAAGCCTCAAAAAATTAGCATAGTTGCAATTTAACTCACTTCCAAACCTGATAATTGTTTGGTAATCTGTATGATTTTATACCCATATTCCAACAAAATTTGCCAATCTGGCTCACTGTTATGGAAAGGTCAACACGCATAGACAGTGCACACACATAAATCCTGGCAAATAATAATCTTTATAATACAGGCATCTAGAATGGGATATTGCTCAGTGCAATAGCAAAGTTCCCATTCCACCAAGCGTAAGTGCAGAGCTACAGATCTTAGAACAGCTGCTTCAATCAAAACTGCTAAAGGACAGGACTAGATCCAGACTAGCCTCTCAAAATCCTGTGATCTTCATTTAGCCTATCAGAAGAAAATCATTAACCACCCCCTCATTTCCAAGATGGCTACAATGCTGGATCTAAAAATTAATGCCAAGACAAGTGAATGATAACAATAGGAGACCTTCTGAAAATATATACGTAGCAAACTGATTAATAGAAAGTAGAGCTAATTCTAATGTGGATAGGATGAAAGAAAATCAAATTGTTAGTTTCCaggaagaaatgaaatgaaagttttaggtaaacAGGCAAAATGGAGAGGCACAGAGACAAGAAGAATAGAAACAGACTCCTAATGTAAGCACAATCCAGTACATACAGCTCAATTTAAGAAACAATtctgaaaatattttaaaaatcaaagcaAATGTATGCGCAGAGAGAAATTCATACACAGATCTCAAACAtcttttctagcaatatttctccTCTTATGGACCAACACTTCTGCAATTTATGCTATCAGACATTACATTAATATGGATTTAGTATGCACGCTCCAAGGTTAAAGAGCTAACCTGACAGTTACCATCTCCTTGAACTTTACGCTCAAATAAATCATATACCTGCAATCTGAGGAAAAAAGGCATTCCTATAATCATGTAATTCCCATTTGGAAAGGGAAAGATATCCCTGTTTTATAGCTCACCAATGTCCAATGAACTGAAAAACCATAATTGTATGATTCAAACATCAAGTAACCACAGAAATAATTTGCTGATGCATTGAGGAAATTGCATGATACAGGATCTTAAAAATGGAAAAGGAAGGCTTACAAAAGAGAATAAGCATATTCAAAATTATGCATCCAAAAATAAAGACAGGCTACCTGTCTAATAGCCTTTGATGATCTAAAGTTGCTTCATCAACTGAGGGTATTTCTCCATTGATTCTAGGAACATGCTGCAAAAAGCCAGCCATAAAAATCAAGGTATAGATTACAACCCAGTTTTAGGATATCTAATTATTAAGAGGCCAATACATGCAATTAATATTCTACATGCCTGCAGAAAACATGTATCATCTCTAAGTGTgcatttcattttcagtttttatcgtAATCAAGGCATTTGTTGATAGTGAAACCAAATCTATATAAGTTTCAGATGGAGAACAATAGAATTTACAGAAGGGACCAGACCTCTTAAAGATGCACCATGGATTAAGTATTAACTCTCAACGTAGTGGTGGTCAAAAGTTGAGAGACCACCACTGAAGAAATATCATCCCAAATACTAAATACAAAACCAACATGCAAAAAGCACCctgaatgtaaattaaaaaagCAACAATTTGAAAGAACTTCATATGAC contains these protein-coding regions:
- the LOC110659938 gene encoding OVARIAN TUMOR DOMAIN-containing deubiquitinating enzyme 12 isoform X1 yields the protein MIKHEQDSDVVQWGLQLFESNPYSNLMYCDTARQDDVDYHAEQLFKEGYYDTEYCTVEHDELIAHALQEELSQLSVAEAPESPHEEDEHLQVSSFQPDWHGQSTENYGSGQEGGQEEADDVGPSSSCSSPRENSYSVEDWSYSRELAEECDFDGEVGKWLNEMVPIPHVPRINGEIPSVDEATLDHQRLLDRLQVYDLFERKVQGDGNCQFRALSDQFYLTPEHHEFVRQEVVKQLKSNPETYESYVPMAYGDYLEKMSRSGEWGDHVTLQAAADSYGVKIIVITSFKDTCCIEILPNVQRSKRVILLSFWAEVHYNSIFAQGDWPTYETKKKKKWRMFWNKHLESLDNTNDCYYRV
- the LOC110659938 gene encoding OVARIAN TUMOR DOMAIN-containing deubiquitinating enzyme 10 isoform X2, whose translation is MMSLLHMLFKKNYHNSQLQKLPNLHMKRMNICKFLLSNQIGMVNLPRIMVLEGGQEEADDVGPSSSCSSPRENSYSVEDWSYSRELAEECDFDGEVGKWLNEMVPIPHVPRINGEIPSVDEATLDHQRLLDRLQVYDLFERKVQGDGNCQFRALSDQFYLTPEHHEFVRQEVVKQLKSNPETYESYVPMAYGDYLEKMSRSGEWGDHVTLQAAADSYGVKIIVITSFKDTCCIEILPNVQRSKRVILLSFWAEVHYNSIFAQGDWPTYETKKKKKWRMFWNKHLESLDNTNDCYYRV